A portion of the Candidatus Pristimantibacillus lignocellulolyticus genome contains these proteins:
- a CDS encoding YifB family Mg chelatase-like AAA ATPase — protein sequence MYTSLASAIVIGVNGRGITVEVDITSGIPLINVVGLPDSAIRESVERVRSAIRNSNYQFPLERITINLAPADMKKEGTGLDLAIAAGILKASKQINCELSQSLVVGELSLDGHIRPVHGILAMLEYAKSAGINKIILPHVNSFEASLISGLLLCPITNLREIENINYVSSEELLASHQKGRNQASTTRVHRQDIDISDVVGQQEAKRALLIAAAGRHNIIVAGPPGVGKTMLMRRLPSIMPPLQEAEALEVTKIYSVAGKLPTQTSAFLTAPPFRSPHHSISVGGLIGGGSIPKPGEVTLSHHGVLFLDELPEFSRQVLELLRQPMEEHTVTISRARSHVTFPASFLLAASYNPCPCGFYGFEREGQNCSCTQAMIHRYRAKLSGPLLDRIDLQIDVARPTSLVHSKDDLAMTSEQMRNLVQQAVTLQQQRYRRYAFNYNSELTTQGIKQLVKLPKEAHELIENAFQTLGMSMRGYDRIIKIARTIADLAGCIDVQLEHVAEAIQYRKLDIQLHL from the coding sequence GACTCAGCTATCCGCGAATCCGTTGAACGCGTACGATCAGCTATTCGAAATAGTAATTATCAATTTCCTTTGGAGCGAATTACAATAAATCTCGCACCTGCAGACATGAAGAAAGAAGGAACAGGACTAGATCTTGCTATTGCTGCTGGAATACTGAAGGCATCTAAGCAAATCAACTGTGAACTTTCACAATCGTTAGTTGTAGGTGAATTATCGTTAGACGGTCATATTAGACCAGTTCATGGCATCCTTGCCATGCTAGAATACGCTAAGTCAGCTGGAATTAACAAAATTATATTACCACATGTGAATTCTTTCGAAGCTTCACTCATTTCTGGATTACTACTTTGCCCTATTACTAATTTACGAGAAATAGAAAATATCAATTATGTATCGTCAGAGGAATTACTAGCTTCGCATCAGAAAGGACGTAATCAAGCTTCAACTACTAGAGTTCATCGGCAAGACATTGATATTAGTGATGTCGTTGGTCAGCAAGAAGCAAAACGAGCATTATTAATAGCAGCTGCTGGTCGTCATAACATAATCGTAGCGGGTCCACCAGGAGTTGGTAAAACGATGCTAATGCGCCGACTTCCGAGCATTATGCCACCGCTTCAGGAAGCAGAAGCACTGGAAGTCACCAAAATCTATAGTGTTGCAGGTAAGTTACCTACGCAAACATCAGCATTTCTTACTGCACCACCTTTCCGTTCCCCCCATCATTCGATTTCAGTCGGTGGGCTCATCGGCGGTGGTAGTATTCCTAAGCCCGGTGAAGTTACTCTTTCGCATCATGGAGTACTGTTCCTCGATGAACTACCAGAGTTTTCAAGGCAAGTGCTAGAGTTACTTCGTCAACCAATGGAAGAACATACAGTAACGATATCTAGAGCAAGAAGTCATGTTACATTTCCCGCTTCATTTCTACTAGCGGCATCGTACAATCCTTGCCCATGTGGATTTTACGGCTTTGAACGTGAAGGTCAGAATTGCTCCTGTACACAAGCGATGATTCATCGCTATCGAGCTAAACTATCTGGACCGCTATTGGATCGAATTGACTTACAAATTGATGTTGCTCGACCCACTTCGCTTGTTCATTCTAAAGATGATCTTGCTATGACGTCTGAGCAAATGCGTAATCTAGTTCAGCAAGCCGTTACATTGCAACAGCAACGATATCGTCGATATGCATTCAATTATAATAGTGAATTAACGACTCAAGGAATTAAGCAGTTAGTTAAATTACCAAAAGAAGCACACGAATTAATTGAAAATGCGTTTCAAACATTGGGGATGAGTATGCGCGGTTATGATCGAATTATTAAAATTGCTCGTACAATTGCTGATCTTGCAGGTTGTATCGATGTTCAATTAGAACATGTTGCTGAAGCGATTCAGTATAGGAAACTCGATATTCAGCTTCATTTGTAG
- a CDS encoding class I SAM-dependent methyltransferase encodes MKQLKKIRMNEKAYHDRCYSQNKLFVEGSWLSKPAKSVIDVMSTFEGQDNLKLLDLGSGVGRNSIPIAQRYGHQIEKIIGVDLIESAKHYADQYAAQYAVGDKIETIVSDMSEFVIAKDVYNYIFAVSSLGILKV; translated from the coding sequence AAAAAAATTAGGATGAATGAAAAGGCTTATCATGATCGATGTTACAGCCAAAACAAACTATTTGTAGAAGGATCATGGTTAAGTAAACCGGCTAAAAGTGTGATTGATGTTATGAGTACCTTTGAAGGACAAGATAATTTGAAATTATTAGATTTGGGTAGTGGCGTAGGAAGAAATAGCATACCTATTGCACAACGATATGGTCATCAGATCGAGAAAATAATTGGTGTAGATTTAATAGAATCAGCAAAACACTATGCAGATCAATATGCAGCGCAATATGCTGTGGGAGATAAAATCGAAACGATTGTGTCAGATATGAGTGAATTTGTTATAGCAAAAGATGTTTATAATTATATTTTTGCAGTATCCAGTCTGGGCATATTGAAAGTATAG